The following coding sequences are from one Hippopotamus amphibius kiboko isolate mHipAmp2 chromosome 9, mHipAmp2.hap2, whole genome shotgun sequence window:
- the LOC130861080 gene encoding collagen alpha-1(I) chain-like: MCRQHSPSASCQPGPGLQGERGPRSWCSVLPLGEVAGVPGLLTAGYHLTQQGGAPQSLSGRWTSWGRKGPARRGERGACPRVRGAGSHHLASASPAPQSPRDFRGTPPHLRESEETSSFTAGGGRLRPSQNSPKEPPATPGMPGNHARLSTEVTQLPGLGRSRGLEEASRRAVGHSSSKAWSTGATGEAAAQGVKEGGANEAGRDREHLSPGPRGLLPLRPRGPADRWPLRREGRILAAGAAPGHLPVVTTVPPREAQAEHGTPKGRAGLLPPRSQEQSADPEDSAKITGPGREGQAGPARAAGTRPQTQLEALADPGGDRAKEAKIRLLPALRREAPELPGRLRLGPGVSGEVVPSSLGDDGVAPPRDTQGLRDEHRRVCTGCRERPRTRGGLSLRGGQSRWAQWCRATGSQRAPGPPGERGGAGTSLSPGLHRGRSHHLPCVPRPFIGVQPEPWRKATDTQKMPRAEEGPALIPACLHACVVCKATPKPSTRASTHVHPWTVALTSPSAPSAEPPWQIWSSQRPLHQLTSGVLRQVGEPGFNAPPEPPPQPACPRSLQATGPRRSGGLGHASEPCRRGPWGLEAPGIPPAQEETESRDLVPANEELSGREVSRTRPSGTEPVAALSRTHRVGSRMRAQRAVCMRNCQGSFWRSQPRPPGTTQASAADGQMDGQCRLPGLLAGHAWPPASSPACLGVTPGARPDAVTRPRGPSAFPAFVSDDWAGGRGLCLPEGPQASPCHRQNEVGEGKAEGATRVGSDPAAGHPAPGPAPRASLAQPPALASDLHGEFREVVRQVRTLSEAALPGTRAQAGPEPSPGRGARQQRQAAPEAPQDWLWECYSAHLTEEKTEAPGAEKEPVGSRADQGLLTLEAVLDHAGLQRGGWESRLALGGKLGPRGGGPSAPGSTATPSTVAAAWGAHLPRDPSRQPPAPSARAGPAQKAPPLIG, encoded by the exons ATGTGCCGCCAACACTCGCCGAGCGCCAGCtgccagcctggccctgggctgcAG GGTGAACGGGGCCCCCGGAGCTGGTGCTCTGTCCTGCCCCTGGGGGAGGTGGCCGGGGTCCCGGGGCTGCTGACAGCGGGGTACCACCTCACGCAGCAGGGCGGGGCGCCCCAAAGCTTGTCGGGCCGATGGACATCGTGGGGCCGGAAGGGACCTGCTagac GAGGGGAGCGCGGAGCCTGCCCGCGGGTGAGGGGCGCGGGCTCCCACCACTTGGCCTCCGCCAGCCCCGCCCCACAGAGCCCCCGTGACTTCAGAGGGACGCCACCCCACCTCAGGGAGTCCGAGGAAACGTCTTCATTCACAGCAGGCGGGGGACGTTTGCGGCCGTCCCAAAATAGCCCCAAGGAGCCGCCTGCCACCCCGGGAATGCCCGGAAACCACGCCCGGCTGAGCACAGAGGTCACCCAGCTCCCAGGCCTTGGACGCTCGAGGGGACTTGAGGAAGCTTCCAGAAGAGCAGTGGGTCACAGCTCCTCCAAGGCCTGGTCCACGGGAGCCACAGGAGAAGCAGCTGCTCAGGGGGTGAAGGAAGGAGGCGCCAACGAGGCAGGACGGGACAGGGAGCACCTCTCCCCGGGGCCTCGGGGGCTCCTGCCCCTccggccccgcggccccgccgACCGGTGGCCTCTGAGACGTGAGGGGCGAATCCTGGCGGCCGGGGCAGCCCCGGGACACTTGCCAGTCGTCACGACGGTGCCGCCGAGGGAGGCCCAGGCTGAGCACGGGACCCCcaaggggagggcagggctgctgcCACCTCGGAGCCAGGAGCAGAGTGCAGACCCCGAAGACTCGGCCAAGATcacagggcctggcagggaggggcaggcaggcccCGCTCGGGCTGCGGGCACGCGGCCGCAG acacagcTGGAGGCCCTTGCTGACCCTGGCGGGGACCGTGCGAAGGAAGCAAAGATCCggctccttcctgccctcaggaggGAGGCCCCGGAGCTGCCAG GGAGGCTGCGTCTGGGCCCCGGGGTCTCAGGGGAGGTGGTCCCATCCAGCCTCGGGGATGACGGTGTAGCTCCGCCCCGTGACACCCAAGGCCTCCGGGACGAGCACCGGCGGGTGTGCACGGGCTGCAGGGAGCGCCCGAGGACCCGGGGCGGCCTGTCCCTCAGAGGAGGTCAGTCCCGCTGGGCCCAGTGGTGCAGGGCCACGGGCTCTCAGCGGGCACCGGGCCCTCCTGGGGaacggggaggggcagggacgtCGCTGTCCCCTGGGCTGCACCGAGGCCGCAGCCACCACCTGCCCTGTGTCCCGCGTCCCTTCATCGGCGTCCAGCCGGAGCCGTGGAGAAAggccacagacacacagaaaatgcCGAGGGCCGAGGAAGGACCTGCTTTAATTCCAGCATGCCTGCATGCGTGTGTCGTGTGCAAAG ccaccCCCAAACCCAGTACCAGGGCGTCCACCCACGTCCACCCTTGGACGGTGGCCCTGACTTCACCCTCTGCCCCATCTGCTGAGCCCCCGTGGCAGATCTGGAGCTCCCAGCGGCCCCTCCACCAACTGACAAGCGGGGTTCTGAGGCAGGTGGGGGAGCCTGGCTTCAACGCACCCCCGGAACCCCCG CCACAGCCAGCCTGTCCTCGCAGCCTCCAGGCCACGGGGCCCAGGAGAAGCGGCGGCCTGGGCCACGCCTCGGAGCCATGCCggaggggcccctggggcctcGAGGCGCCCGGCATCCCACCCGCTCAGGAGGAGACC GAAAGCAGGGACCTTGTTCCTGCTAACGAGGAGCTGAGTGGGCGTGAGGTCTCCCGCACGCGCCCCTCAGGCACGGAGCCCGTGGCCGCTCTGTCCCGGACGCACCGTGTGGGCTCCAGGATGAGGGCTCAGAG GGCGGTTTGCATGAGAAACTGCCAAGGCTCCTTCTGGCGCTCCCAGCCCCGGCCTCCAGGGACCACACAGGCCAGCGCCGCGGACGGACAGATGGACGGACAGTGCCGGCTTCCTG GGCTGCTGGCGGGACACGCCTGGCCGCCCGCCAGCTCCCCGGCATGCCTGGGGGTGACTCCTGGAGCCCGGCCAGACGCTGTCACACGTCCCAGGGGCCCCTCAGCCTTCCCCGCCTTTGTTTCCGATGACTGGGCTGGGG GAAG GGGCCTCTGCCTGCCGGAGGGGCCTCAGGCGTCTCCCTGCCACCGGCAAAATGAGGTGGGAGAGGGCAAGGCTGAAGGGGCCACGCGGGTGGGGTCCGACCCTGCGGCCGGCCACCCGGCCCCGGGCCCGGCCCCACGGGCCTCCCTCGCGCAGCCGCCGGCG CTCGCCTCTGATCTCCACGGAGAATTTCGGGAAGTGGTGAGACAGGTCCGGACCCTGAGCGAGGCCGCCCTGCCAGGCACCCGGGCGCAGGCCGGGCCGGAGCCGTCCCCAGGCCGCGGCGCCCGGCAGCAGAGACAGGCCGCCCCGGAGGCCCCTCAAGACTGGCT GTGGGAGTGTTATTCTGCCCACTTGACAGAGGAGAAGACTGAGGCTCCGGGAGCTGAGAAAGAGCCCGTGGGCAGCAGAGCAGACCAGGGCCTGCTGACGTTGGAGGCCGTGCTTGACCACGCCGGGCTGCAGAGAGGAGG CTGGGAGTCCAGGCTGGCGCTGGGCGGGAAGCTAGGCCCCCGGGGAGGAGGCCCCTCAGCTCCGGGGTCCACGGCCACTCCGTCAACGGTGGCGGCGGCGTGGGGCGCCCACCTGCCCCGGGACCCCTCCCGCCAGCCCCCGGCACCAAGCGCCCGGGCTGGGCCTGCCCAGAAGGCCCCTCCCCTCATAGGCTGA